The Catenuloplanes niger genome includes a window with the following:
- a CDS encoding PIG-L deacetylase family protein: MRPLALTGIRSLVALGAHPDDIEIAAGGLLLQVAAANPGLAVRYVLATGTPARQAEARAAAAAFLPGADLTFDLGTLPDGRLPAHWDTVKTQIERTARDTTPDLVVAPWSGDAHQDHRLLGELAPTAFRDALVLNYEIPKWDGDLGRPTVYVPMPDAVAHHKVALLHEHFPSQSPRDWWDDEVFLGLARIRGVECRTRYAEAFHAQKLTLTIP; encoded by the coding sequence CCCGACGACATCGAGATCGCCGCCGGCGGCCTGCTCCTGCAGGTCGCCGCCGCGAACCCCGGCCTCGCGGTCCGCTACGTGCTGGCCACCGGCACCCCGGCCCGCCAGGCCGAGGCCCGCGCCGCCGCCGCCGCGTTCCTCCCCGGCGCCGACCTCACCTTCGACCTCGGCACGCTCCCCGACGGCCGCCTCCCCGCGCACTGGGACACGGTCAAGACCCAGATCGAGCGCACCGCCCGCGACACCACCCCCGACCTGGTCGTCGCCCCCTGGTCCGGCGACGCCCACCAGGACCATCGCCTGCTCGGCGAACTCGCCCCCACCGCGTTCCGCGACGCCCTCGTCCTCAACTACGAGATCCCCAAGTGGGACGGCGACCTCGGCCGCCCCACCGTCTACGTCCCCATGCCCGACGCCGTCGCCCACCACAAGGTCGCGCTCCTCCACGAACACTTCCCCTCCCAGTCCCCCCGCGACTGGTGGGACGACGAGGTGTTTCTCGGACTCGCGCGCATTCGCGGCGTAGAGTGCCGCACGCGTTACGCTGAGGCGTTCCATGCGCAAAAACTCACGCTGACGATTCCCTAG